The following nucleotide sequence is from Streptosporangiales bacterium.
CGATGCAGCGCGGCGATCGCGAGCAGGGCGATGCCGCCCATCGCGAGCACGGCGGGGCCAAGCGCGACCGCGGCGCTCACGGCGCTGACCGCCATCGGCCCGACCGCGGTGCCCAGGTCAGGGGCGAGGCGCCAGGCGCCGAGGAACGCCGCGCGACCGATCGGCGGTGACAGGTCCGCGCCGATCGTCATGATCAGGCCGGCGCCCAGACCGTTGCCGAAGCCCATCAGGAGCGCGACGCCGAGCAGCGTGCCCGGGCCGTGGCTGAGTGGCAGCAGCAGGTGGGCGACGCCGAGGATGAACATCGACGGCACCGCGATCCACATCCGGCCGAAGTGGTCCATGACCTTGCCGGCCGGGTAGAAGAGCAGCATGTCGACGGCGCCCGAGACGCCGTAGATGAGGCTCGTGGTCGTCGGGCTCAGGTTGAGCTGGTCGGCCCACAGCGGCACGACGACCTGCCGCGACGCGCGCACGGCGCCGAACAGCAGCGCGGTGAAGCCGAGGGTGCGGAGTACGGGCCAGTGCCGCCTGATCACGTGGAGCGTCGGCGTCGGCTCCGCGGCGACGCGGCTGCGGCGGCTGACATCGGCGACGAGCAGGAGCAGGACGCCGGCCGAGACGGCGGCCACGAGGTAGACCACGTACGCGCCCTTGGTGCCGAGCAGGTGCATCGCGCCCGCGCCGACGAACGGGCCGAGGAACATGCCGATGCGCTGCATGCCACCGAGCGTCGACAGGCCGCGTCCGCGCATCCGGAACGGCATGACCTCAGCGACGTACGACTGGCGCGCCAGCGACCACACCGAGGTGGCGAGTCCCGTACCGAAGATCCCGAGCGCCAGCGCCCACACCGACGGCGCGAGCAGGCAGCCGGTGATCCCGACGACGGCCACGCCGGACGCGATCACCATGGCGTTGCGCTCGCCCACCCGGCTCGCGAGCGCCCCGGCGGGGATGTCGCCGATGATCTGCCCGAGACCGATGAGCGCGACGACCAGGCCGGCGATGCCCACGGACGCGCCGAGCTCCCGTGCCGTCAGTGCGACCACGGGGATGATCGCGCCCTGCCCGATGCTGTAGACGAGCGACGGACCGTACACCGAGGCCACCATGGTGCGCATGCGAGGCGTGTCGGGCATCGGCTCCTCTGTCGGGCTCGGTTCGACGGTACTCCCGATCCAAAATACCTCGGTGACAGAGTGATCAAGGTCACCGTGTCCCGGGCGCCGGGTCAGCGCCAGCGCATGATGTTCGCGAGCAGGACGCCCTGCTCGACCGCGTCGTCGAGCGCGTTGTGCGTGTGCGGCAGGTCGGCGTGCAGGTGGCTCGGCATCTGCCGCTTCGTCGACCGGCTGATCGGGCGGGCGGCGCGCGCGGCGTACAGGGTCTTGATGTCGAGGGCGCGGCCGTGGCCGAACGGGGAGCGGCCGCCGAACGACATCAGGTACCAGTACGTGAACAGCCAGTCGAAGCCGAGCGGGTACGCGGCGAAGACCGCCGACGCCTCGAACCGCTCGGCCGTCTCGTCGACCCAGTCGGCGAACGAGGTCATCGCCTCCTCGGGCGTCCTCGCCGACCGCAGCAGCTCGTCACGGTCGAGACCC
It contains:
- a CDS encoding MFS transporter; its protein translation is MPDTPRMRTMVASVYGPSLVYSIGQGAIIPVVALTARELGASVGIAGLVVALIGLGQIIGDIPAGALASRVGERNAMVIASGVAVVGITGCLLAPSVWALALGIFGTGLATSVWSLARQSYVAEVMPFRMRGRGLSTLGGMQRIGMFLGPFVGAGAMHLLGTKGAYVVYLVAAVSAGVLLLLVADVSRRSRVAAEPTPTLHVIRRHWPVLRTLGFTALLFGAVRASRQVVVPLWADQLNLSPTTTSLIYGVSGAVDMLLFYPAGKVMDHFGRMWIAVPSMFILGVAHLLLPLSHGPGTLLGVALLMGFGNGLGAGLIMTIGADLSPPIGRAAFLGAWRLAPDLGTAVGPMAVSAVSAAVALGPAVLAMGGIALLAIAALHRWVPRTNGSGTDPLPAEQS
- a CDS encoding exonuclease: MKRDVYFSVDIEADGPIPGPYSMLSLGASVAGTYDADGFAPPSDPHADTWYAELKPISDAFVPEALVVSGLDRDELLRSARTPEEAMTSFADWVDETAERFEASAVFAAYPLGFDWLFTYWYLMSFGGRSPFGHGRALDIKTLYAARAARPISRSTKRQMPSHLHADLPHTHNALDDAVEQGVLLANIMRWR